In Osmerus mordax isolate fOsmMor3 chromosome 16, fOsmMor3.pri, whole genome shotgun sequence, the genomic stretch GGGGTTGAGGAGGGACGAGGCAGCGGCCAGGGCGAAGGAGAAGGTGGTGGCCAggatgaaagaggaggaggagaagatagagaaggaggagatggagaaggcgatggagagattgaagagggagaaggagggggtggtgaaggaggaggaggaggagaaggcagggggtgaggagaaagagaaagagggcaaGAAAGcgaaaaagggaggagagaagaagggagggaaagatggggaggggaagaaaggggagAAAGACGACAAAACAAAAAGTAAAGAACTTCTCAAAGCGGCGAAAAAATCCAAGTCTGACAAGGCAGGCAAGAAGTGATATCACAACCAACCatgctgatgatgtcatagaaggactccccctccccccctcacccattTGGCGACCCAAGGAACACATGAAGACGGAAGCGTCAGTGAGTTTAGCTGCTGTTGTCCTCGAGAGACAAACTGGAACCATTTAGGCTCCGTTTGAAGCAGCTCCCACGCAGTCGTCAAAGTTAACCTTTGACCCGATCTGACGCTTCCTCCTCTGGTGCGTTCCTTGAGGTGACCCAGGAAGTTAAAAAGCtgtcagccccccctccccccctcccccccttcccagcGTGGGGTCTCCTGGGAGCCCCTGCCTCCCGGCGAAGGAAGCGCCCCTCCAGCAGTGGTGATCAGCTCAGAGTGTAGAGAAAGCTTAGCGTTGTGTtgttgtcacttcctgttttgacgAAAGTCATCTGACCTCTAAACAAAcaagggctggggggaggatcTCACAACCAGGTGCTGTAATCTTAGAACTAcaggtgtgttttgttgttctcCTTGGGCTGAGTTTGAGAATAGATTTTGATTTAGAGTAGAGAGGACTTTGGCTTTTAGTCTTTCGACCAGAACCTGATGACTGCACAGATTTTTACTTAGAGCGACGAAAACAAACTCAGCAAGCAGAAGTGAtcaaacctctctctgtcttctcctgtGTTCTTGTGTTCTTTGTTAATAAAGTTGCTGGATCCTTAAAGGCTTTCCTGTTTTCAAGTGCATGCAGATGCCTCTGTGCTACCCAGTCGACCAATCAGATGCCTCTGTGCTACCCAGTCGACCAATCAGATGCCTCTGTGCCACCCAGTTGACCACTCAGATGCCTCTGTTCTCCCCAATGGGCCAATCAAATGCCACCCAGATGAGTTTTGGATTTATCAGGCATCGTCAAAGCAGACAAACTGGTAGAAATGAACTTTGAGAAATGAAAGGTGAATCGACGgtgtcgtgtttgtgtgtgtgattgagagtTTGAACTCTGATCAATTGATAATTTTTGATAGATTACCACAGATTACCTATAGATTTATAGATTACCATAATAGTTTACCTCCATGACAGGGAGGTAAACTACCTTGTGTTTTTGACTCCCAAggcaccacccctctctctctagtttCCTTGCTACAGATTCCCTCCTTTTTAACTTCACTTTCACTTCCCTCTTCGCTTACCGACACTCACACCTTCTCTCTGCACTGTAGATAGACACCTTGCCACACCACGCCACACCtcaaaaccaaacacacaccgtgTTTCAGAGTCAGCAAAAGTAAACCCAAGTCTATTGCTGCTTGAAATGTTGTTCTGAATTGTGTATTCCTATGAATGAAATTGTTACACCAATGCCATGTAATCAAAATAAACGTCATGTTTATTTAGAAGTATACACGGCACAGAATACCATCTGTTGAGCTACACACAGTCCGAGACACGTGTGTGCAATTGATCATACAATACTGAACGTGGTCGCCGTGCCAACAACAGTAGGAGTCGTAGCCTTACACCAAGGCATGTTCTCCTAAGTGTGTGTTGCCGTGCCGACCTCAACCCGTGTGCGTCACATGTAAACCCttcaggactgaaagagaaggCCACCGTCGTCATCACCAAGGACCCCAACCTCGGGGAGGCCCCTGCTGCACCTGTCCAAGAAggtaacacacatgcacacacacacgcacacacacatgcacacacacaagcacacacacaagcacatcttgCACACGCAGTCCCAAActgatgcaagcacacacacacacacacaagcacatcttgCACACGCAGTCCCAAActgatgcaagcacacacacacacacacacacacaagcacatctcgCACACGCAGTCCCAAActgatgcaagcacacacacacacacaagcacatcttgCACACGCAGTCCCAAActgatgcaagcacacacacacacacacaagcacatcttgCACACGCAGTCCCAAActgatgcaagcacacacacacacacaagcacatcttgCACACGCAGTCCCAAActgatgcacgcacacacacacacacagtgccacaGAAAGAGCCTTCCATGTTTGTTTAGGGAACACAAACCTCTTAGTTactgcaaacatacacactgctcacaacctcacacacacatgaaatgcGCATAAAATCCTCTCactcacgcacaaacacacacacacttagtgaaGAGGCTGCCTACACCCCATGTTTGTAGGATCTCTGGAGTGTGACTTAAcccaaacacatgcaaacaggaaCAGGATTAATAATATAGATTATTATCATATAATggggagtcgggtggctgagcggttagggattcaggctagtaatcaaaaggttgccggttcgattcctggccgtgaaaaattacgttgtgtccttgggcaaggcaattcaccctacttgcctcgggggaatgtccctgtacttactgtaattcgctctggataagagcgtctgctaaaatgactaaatgtaaatattgatcGAGATTATTATTACACCAGAATCCTGCTGATTCGGTTTTCTGTATGAAGAGAATCATTCAGCTCGTTCTTGCACAGCCTCTGAAGACTCGTTAAGCCTCCTCACTCTTAACAGACGCCTCAAGGGATCTCTGGcccctttagagagagagaaagagagttaggGATAGTGaatgagagtaagagagagagagtctgtgtgagtgagtgagacagcgagagagtgagTTAAAGATAATGAattagagtaagagagagagagagagtgtgagtgagtaagcgtgagagagagagtgtggataAAACACAAGATAAGACTAAATGTGtgaatgtgcctgtgtgtgcacatgtgtgtgtgcctgtactgGAGAGCCATGTTGCTCCAGCTATCTGTGTCAGAGGTTAAACATTAACCTCAGGGTTCATGGAGTCTGTGTTGTATGTAGGACCCCATACCACGCCACCTGTTCAGTTTCCCCTGTGAGGCCTGTTAGTGAGGATGAGCAGGTCTTGCTACATGCCTGGGCTGTTGTGTAAACCTGCACAtgctcctcccccacacaccttcacctccactcCTCATCCCAACCCAGCTCCCGAAAACCCCCTACAGTCCCAGTCTCTGACTCCCAGCACACTCCCAGCACTGCTGTAATGCTGTGTAATGACATGTAATAATTCATGTGATTATGTGGGAGAAAGtatgtttccttgtgttcacacactcccttctctcccctcctccctccttttatcctcaacccccccccctccttaccccatatcctctcccctcacccttgtgttctcaccccctccctcctccctccccacagttGCTCCTGAGCCTGTTATTGAGGAAGTGATTGAGGCCACCGAGGCGGAGGAGGCAGCCCAGCCcccaccaggtgtgtgtgtgtgtgtgtgtaagaaaccgtgtgtgtgtgtgtgggtgaaactgtgtatttgtgtgtgtgtgaaactgtgtgtatttgtgtgtgtgtgagagagagagatctggtgCATGATCAAACGATGAGTAgattcttctccctcctgccgaGGTGAAGCGGAACATCTTAGGGTTCGAGAGCGGGTGGAAATACGATATCGACAATCTGACTAACCGAcccctctgtgtgtccctccagagccagaaccagaaccagaacccgAGCCTGAGGTTGAGGTTGAGTtggtggcagaggaggaggaggaagaggctccTGAGGTCAGTACTCCTCTTCATCACACTGTGTGATCCACACTCCCCCAGCTTTTGATAGGAACATCACTCTTCTGTAGATGAGAAAAGACAAAATGTCCGACTGGCGTGGCGTTTGGGTGAGCTGTCAGATGGGACCAGAGGACTGTCCTCACGTGGAATGTTGTTGTGGGGCCGTTCGCAGGTGATAGAGGAGGACCCTGagatcctggaggaggagcctgaggtcctggaggaggagccagagatcctggaggaggagccggagcccgaggaggaggaagcagctccagtggaggaggaagtggttgAGGAAGCTGCAGAAGAAGAAGCCGTAGAAGAAGAGGCTGCCCCTGTCGAGGAGGAGACCACTGAGGAAGCTGCACCTGTCGAGGAGGAAGTGATCGAAGAAGAGGCTGCCCCCATTGAGGAAGAGGCAGTAGAAGAAGAGGCAGCtccagtggaggaggaagtaaTTGAGGAGGCTGCTCCCGTTGAGGAAGAGGCAGTAGAAGAAGAGGCAGCTCCAGTAGTGGAGGAAGTGGTTGAGGAGGCTGCACCTGTAGAAGAAGAGGCAGCtccagtggaggaggaagtggtcgAGGAGGCAGCAGCTGTAGAAGAAGAGGTCGAGGAAGAGGCAGCtccagtggaggaggaagtggttgAGGAGGCTGCAGCTGTAGAAGAAGAGGCAGTAGAAGAGGCAGTAGAGGAAGAGGCAGCtccagtggaggaggaagtggtcgAGGAGGCAGCAGCTGTAGAAgaagaggtagaggaagaggcagctccagtggaggaggaagtggtcgAGGAGGCTGCAGCTGTAGAAGAAGAGGcagtagaggaagaggaagctccagtggaggaggaagtggtagAGGAGGCTGCAGCTGTAGAAGAAGAGGCAGTAGAAGAAGAGGCAGCtccagtggaggaggaagtagTTGAGGAGGCAGCAGCTGTAGAAGAAGAGGCCGTAGAAGAAGAGGCAGTAGAAGAAGAGGCAGCtccagtggaggaggaagtggttgAGGAAGCCACACCAGAGGTTGAAGAAGAGGCAGTAGCAGAAGAAGAGGGTAAGGATCTCATTACTCTGGAGAAACTCACactaatgctaatgctaatattaATGCTAACATTAACACTAACTCTGATGTTGATTTTAATGCCATTGTCAGCGCAAATACCTTTGTGCTAGCTGATGTTTTTAGCGAGACTGCTCACATTACTGTTGGGTTTTGTTAcagaggagacacaggaagtagcggaagaggcagaggagtcaCAACAGGAAGCAGGTATGCAGATTGTCGCATGGCTTTATCGATAAATATAGGGTTGATTACGGATTATCCATCCAACAAAagcataataaaaaataaataatacttGACGAGTATTAATGACCAGTAGTAATGACCAGTTTTATATACATTGGTAACTAGAGCCGTAAAAGATCACCCTCATCATCGTGTTGTTAACTTTTCTCTCCACAGAAACAGACGTACAGTCAGATGCAGAGTCGGAAGGTGAGTTGATAAAATCGGATCAAAACACAGTCAAGTAGTAGCCACGCCATGACTACGGTTGCTAACCAACATGAGACTCCGCCCATCTGACCATGTGACTGTTCTGTTCCAACAGAAGGCCCAGAAGCCCCAGAGGAAGAGACTGAAGGTAGAATCTAGTATCTATATATCCATCTGTCTGTATGTATCTATATACGTTCTGCCAGTCTAtcggtctgcctgtctctctctgtctgcttgcctgcctgcctgtttgtctgtctgtctgtctctaactgtctctTTGTTCTTTCTCAGAAGAGGCAGTAGTAGATGAGCCAGTGGAGGAGCAGACAGGTGGGTCACCGATCAACCAATCACACCTGCCATACACACCGATCGACCAATCACACCTGCCATACACACCGATCGACCAATCACACCTGCCATACACACCGATCGACCAATCACAACTGCCATACACACCGATCGACCAATCACACCTGCCATACACACCGATCGACCAATCACACCAGCCATACACACCGATCGACCAATCACACCTGCCATATACACCGATCGACCAATCACACCTGCCATATGAACACTGATCGACCAATCacatctcctccttcctctcctcc encodes the following:
- the asph gene encoding aspartyl/asparaginyl beta-hydroxylase isoform X6 produces the protein MGEPVAEPVAPTTVGEEIPEEMKQQLASKNGKAAESAGGSSFFTWFMVLALLGVWTSVAVVYFDLVDYQGVLGKLVSYDTDGDGDFDVEDAKVLLGLKEKATVVITKDPNLGEAPAAPVQEVAPEPVIEEVIEATEAEEAAQPPPEPEPEPEPEPEVEVELVAEEEEEEAPEVIEEDPEILEEEPEVLEEEPEILEEEPEPEEEEAAPVEEEVVEEAAEEEAVEEEAAPVEEETTEEAAPVEEEVIEEEAAPIEEEAVEEEAAPVEEEVIEEAAPVEEEAVEEEAAPVVEEVVEEAAPVEEEAAPVEEEVVEEAAAVEEEVEEEAAPVEEEVVEEAAAVEEEAVEEAVEEEAAPVEEEVVEEAAAVEEEAAAVEEEAVEEEEAPVEEEVVEEAAAVEEEAVEEEAAPVEEEVVEEAAAVEEEAVEEEAVEEEAAPVEEEVVEEATPEVEEEAVAEEEEETQEVAEEAEESQQEAETDVQSDAESEEGPEAPEEETEEEAVVDEPVEEQTET
- the asph gene encoding aspartyl/asparaginyl beta-hydroxylase isoform X3, producing MYRNLPLDDHPSESYEMKQQLASKNGKAAESAGGSSFFTWFMVLALLGVWTSVAVVYFDLVDYQGVLGKLVSYDTDGDGDFDVEDAKVLLGLKEKATVVITKDPNLGEAPAAPVQEVAPEPVIEEVIEATEAEEAAQPPPEPEPEPEPEPEVEVELVAEEEEEEAPEVIEEDPEILEEEPEVLEEEPEILEEEPEPEEEEAAPVEEEVVEEAAEEEAVEEEAAPVEEETTEEAAPVEEEVIEEEAAPIEEEAVEEEAAPVEEEVIEEAAPVEEEAVEEEAAPVVEEVVEEAAPVEEEAAPVEEEVVEEAAAVEEEVEEEAAPVEEEVVEEAAAVEEEAVEEAVEEEAAPVEEEVVEEAAAVEEEVEEEAAPVEEEVVEEAAAVEEEAVEEEEAPVEEEVVEEAAAVEEEAVEEEAAPVEEEVVEEAAAVEEEAVEEEAVEEEAAPVEEEVVEEATPEVEEEAVAEEEEETQEVAEEAEESQQEAETDVQSDAESEEGPEAPEEETEEEAVVDEPVEEQTET
- the asph gene encoding aspartyl/asparaginyl beta-hydroxylase isoform X5, whose protein sequence is MGEPVAEPVAPTTVGEEIPEEMKQQLASKNGKAAESAGGSSFFTWFMVLALLGVWTSVAVVYFDLVDYQGVLAKAKDLRINLSEAIQGLKEKATVVITKDPNLGEAPAAPVQEVAPEPVIEEVIEATEAEEAAQPPPEPEPEPEPEPEVEVELVAEEEEEEAPEVIEEDPEILEEEPEVLEEEPEILEEEPEPEEEEAAPVEEEVVEEAAEEEAVEEEAAPVEEETTEEAAPVEEEVIEEEAAPIEEEAVEEEAAPVEEEVIEEAAPVEEEAVEEEAAPVVEEVVEEAAPVEEEAAPVEEEVVEEAAAVEEEVEEEAAPVEEEVVEEAAAVEEEAVEEAVEEEAAPVEEEVVEEAAAVEEEVEEEAAPVEEEVVEEAAAVEEEAVEEEEAPVEEEVVEEAAAVEEEAVEEEAAPVEEEVVEEAAAVEEEAVEEEAVEEEAAPVEEEVVEEATPEVEEEAVAEEEEETQEVAEEAEESQQEAETDVQSDAESEEGPEAPEEETEEEAVVDEPVEEQTET
- the asph gene encoding aspartyl/asparaginyl beta-hydroxylase isoform X1, translating into MGEPVAEPVAPTTVGEEIPEEMKQQLASKNGKAAESAGGSSFFTWFMVLALLGVWTSVAVVYFDLVDYQGVLGKLVSYDTDGDGDFDVEDAKVLLGLKEKATVVITKDPNLGEAPAAPVQEVAPEPVIEEVIEATEAEEAAQPPPEPEPEPEPEPEVEVELVAEEEEEEAPEVIEEDPEILEEEPEVLEEEPEILEEEPEPEEEEAAPVEEEVVEEAAEEEAVEEEAAPVEEETTEEAAPVEEEVIEEEAAPIEEEAVEEEAAPVEEEVIEEAAPVEEEAVEEEAAPVVEEVVEEAAPVEEEAAPVEEEVVEEAAAVEEEVEEEAAPVEEEVVEEAAAVEEEAVEEAVEEEAAPVEEEVVEEAAAVEEEVEEEAAPVEEEVVEEAAAVEEEAVEEEEAPVEEEVVEEAAAVEEEAVEEEAAPVEEEVVEEAAAVEEEAVEEEAVEEEAAPVEEEVVEEATPEVEEEAVAEEEEETQEVAEEAEESQQEAETDVQSDAESEEGPEAPEEETEEEAVVDEPVEEQTET
- the asph gene encoding aspartyl/asparaginyl beta-hydroxylase isoform X2, whose product is MGEPVAEPVAPTTVGEEIPEEMKQQLASKNGKAAESAGGSSFFTWFMVLALLGVWTSVAVVYFDLVDYQGVLGKLVSYDTDGDGDFDVEDAKVLLGLKEKATVVITKDPNLGEAPAAPVQEVAPEPVIEEVIEATEAEEAAQPPPEPEPEPEPEVEVELVAEEEEEEAPEVIEEDPEILEEEPEVLEEEPEILEEEPEPEEEEAAPVEEEVVEEAAEEEAVEEEAAPVEEETTEEAAPVEEEVIEEEAAPIEEEAVEEEAAPVEEEVIEEAAPVEEEAVEEEAAPVVEEVVEEAAPVEEEAAPVEEEVVEEAAAVEEEVEEEAAPVEEEVVEEAAAVEEEAVEEAVEEEAAPVEEEVVEEAAAVEEEVEEEAAPVEEEVVEEAAAVEEEAVEEEEAPVEEEVVEEAAAVEEEAVEEEAAPVEEEVVEEAAAVEEEAVEEEAVEEEAAPVEEEVVEEATPEVEEEAVAEEEEETQEVAEEAEESQQEAETDVQSDAESEEGPEAPEEETEEEAVVDEPVEEQTET
- the asph gene encoding aspartyl/asparaginyl beta-hydroxylase isoform X4 codes for the protein MAPKRAARAHIKKEMKQQLASKNGKAAESAGGSSFFTWFMVLALLGVWTSVAVVYFDLVDYQGVLGKLVSYDTDGDGDFDVEDAKVLLGLKEKATVVITKDPNLGEAPAAPVQEVAPEPVIEEVIEATEAEEAAQPPPEPEPEPEPEPEVEVELVAEEEEEEAPEVIEEDPEILEEEPEVLEEEPEILEEEPEPEEEEAAPVEEEVVEEAAEEEAVEEEAAPVEEETTEEAAPVEEEVIEEEAAPIEEEAVEEEAAPVEEEVIEEAAPVEEEAVEEEAAPVVEEVVEEAAPVEEEAAPVEEEVVEEAAAVEEEVEEEAAPVEEEVVEEAAAVEEEAVEEAVEEEAAPVEEEVVEEAAAVEEEVEEEAAPVEEEVVEEAAAVEEEAVEEEEAPVEEEVVEEAAAVEEEAVEEEAAPVEEEVVEEAAAVEEEAVEEEAVEEEAAPVEEEVVEEATPEVEEEAVAEEEEETQEVAEEAEESQQEAETDVQSDAESEEGPEAPEEETEEEAVVDEPVEEQTET
- the asph gene encoding aspartyl/asparaginyl beta-hydroxylase isoform X7, giving the protein MGEPVAEPVAPTTVGEEIPEEMKQQLASKNGKAAESAGGSSFFTWFMVLALLGVWTSVAVVYFDLVDYQGVLGKLVSYDTDGDGDFDVEDAKVLLGLKEKATVVITKDPNLGEAPAAPVQEVAPEPVIEEVIEATEAEEAAQPPPEPEPEPEPEPEVEVELVAEEEEEEAPEVIEEDPEILEEEPEVLEEEPEILEEEPEPEEEEAAPVEEEVVEEAAEEEAVEEEAAPVEEETTEEAAPVEEEVIEEEAAPIEEEAVEEEAAPVEEEVIEEAAPVEEEAVEEEAAPVVEEVVEEAAPVEEEAAPVEEEVVEEAAAVEEEVEEEAAPVEEEVVEEAAAVEEEAVEEAVEEEAAPVEEEVVEEAAAVEEEAVEEEEAPVEEEVVEEAAAVEEEAVEEEAAPVEEEVVEEAAAVEEEAVEEEAVEEEAAPVEEEVVEEATPEVEEEAVAEEEEETQEVAEEAEESQQEAETDVQSDAESEEGPEAPEEETEEEAVVDEPVEEQTET